Proteins encoded within one genomic window of Brassica rapa cultivar Chiifu-401-42 chromosome A09, CAAS_Brap_v3.01, whole genome shotgun sequence:
- the LOC103841468 gene encoding AT-hook motif nuclear-localized protein 15 — MANPWWVESPVTSSAPSLHHRSNNPSMTLSDPRLDHDFTNNSGSPNTQTQNSQEEQTSRDELPAVEPGSGSGSTGRRPRGRPPGSKNKPKNPVVVTKESPNSLQSHVLEIAAGADVAESLNAFARRRGRGVSVLSGSGLVTNVTLRQPSASGGVVSLRGQFEILSMCGAFLPTSGSPAAAAGLTIYLAGAQGQVVGGGVAGPLIASGPVIVIAATFCNATFERLPIEDEQQGEQQQPQVEEAKKETDDNESGNDGNDGSMQAQQMYSMGPSFVPNGHQMGQQDVFWGAPPPRGPPSY; from the coding sequence atGGCGAATCCTTGGTGGGTAGAGAGTCCAGTGACGTCATCAGCTCCTTCTTTGCACCACAGGAGCAATAACCCTTCTATGACCCTGTCGGATCCCAGACTGGACCATGACTTCACCAACAACAGTGGAAGCCCTAACACTCAGACTCAGAACAGCCAAGAGGAGCAGACCAGCCGCGACGAGCTACCCGCGGTTGAGCCCGGATCCGGATCCGGGTCTACGGGTCGACGTCCTAGAGGCAGACCTCCCGGTTCCAAGAACAAGCCCAAGAACCCAGTGGTTGTCACCAAAGAAAGCCCTAACTCGCTGCAAAGCCATGTCCTGGAGATAGCCGCGGGTGCTGACGTGGCGGAAAGCCTGAACGCGTTCGCTCGTAGACGCGGGAGAGGCGTTTCGGTTCTGAGCGGGAGCGGTTTGGTCACTAATGTTACTCTGCGTCAGCCTAGTGCGTCTGGAGGAGTAGTGTCTCTTCGTGGTCAGTTTGAGATCTTGTCTATGTGCGGTGCGTTTCTTCCGACTTCCGGTTCTCCCGCTGCAGCCGCTGGTTTGACCATTTACTTAGCTGGAGCTCAGGGTCAAGTCGTGGGAGGTGGAGTAGCTGGACCGCTTATTGCATCTGGACCGGTTATTGTAATCGCTGCTACGTTTTGTAATGCTACTTTCGAGAGGCTACCGATTGAAGATGAGCAGCAAGGAGAGCAGCAGCAACCACAAGTAGAAGAAGCTAAGAAGGAGACTGATGATAATGAGAGTGGGAATGATGGAAACGATGGGTCGATGCAAGCGCAGCAGATGTATAGTATGGGTCCTAGTTTTGTGCCAAATGGTCATCAAATGGGTCAGCAAGACGTGTTTTGGGGTGCTCCTCCGCCTCGTGGTCCTCCTTCATATTGA
- the LOC103841467 gene encoding aspartic proteinase PCS1-like — MFSLSIHLQITFCILITIPLAFSKIIHTNQTLIFPLTAQNIHKDHNASSTIFLQQRRLSSSPPIKIPFTHDVTLTVSLTAGSPPQTINMVLDTGSELSWLHCTKPSTSTSIFDHAKSSSYSALPCSSPVCTTQTQDLTVPATCDKKANLCHVAVSYADGSSLDGNLAQETFGFGSTRRPATAFGCMDSSSSTTPEEDAKTTGLMGMNRGRLSFTNQMGLTKFSYCISGSDSTGVLVLGDARLPSLPPLKYTPLVTKLDRLPYWDRFAYTVQFQGIRVGSVMLPIPASAFVPDHSGAGQTILDSGTQFTFLLAPVYNILKTEFTKQTKSVLTVDPGFVFQTAMDLCFRVGSTKLDFSKLPTVSLMFAGVELTVSGQKLLYHVPGRGADQKYCFTFGNSELAGVEMFIVGNLHQQNVWMEYDIAQAKVGFANDVKCNQASQLLGSRL, encoded by the coding sequence ATGTTTTCGTTATCGATCCATCTCCAAATCACATTTTGCATTTTAATAACGATCCCTCTCGCATTCTCTAAAATAATTCATACAAACCAAACACTAATCTTCCCTCTCACTGCCCAAAACATACATAAGGACCATAACGCTTCCTCAACAATATTTCTCCAACAACGtcgtctctcttcttctccaccaATAAAAATTCCTTTCACGCACGATGTCACACTCACCGTCTCTCTCACCGCCGGTTCTCCTCCACAGACCATCAATATGGTTCTTGACACCGGAAGCGAGCTCTCGTGGCTCCACTGCACAAAACCCTCAACCTCAACGTCCATTTTCGACCATGCAAAATCTTCTTCTTACTCTGCTCTACCATGTTCTTCACCGGTTTGCACCACCCAAACCCAAGACTTAACCGTTCCCGCCACGTGTGACAAAAAAGCTAATCTCTGTCACGTGGCTGTCTCTTACGCTGATGGTTCCTCCTTGGATGGGAATCTTGCTCAAGAGACGTTTGGATTCGGGTCTACAAGGAGACCCGCAACAGCGTTTGGATGCATGGACTCGAGCTCCAGCACTACACCAGAGGAAGACGCCAAGACAACCGGTTTAATGGGAATGAACCGGGGTCGGTTATCGTTTACTAACCAGATGGGTTTGACGAAATTCTCTTATTGTATCTCCGGTTCTGACTCAACCGGTGTTTTGGTTCTTGGTGACGCACGTCTACCTTCGCTTCCACCTCTTAAATACACACCTTTGGTAACTAAACTAGACCGGTTACCTTATTGGGACCGGTTCGCGTACACGGTCCAGTTCCAGGGAATTCGGGTCGGGTCAGTAATGTTACCCATCCCTGCCTCTGCTTTTGTTCCTGATCATTCCGGAGCGGGTCAGACGATTTTGGATTCGGGTACACAGTTCACATTCCTGCTAGCTCCGGTTTACAACATCTTGAAAACCGAGTTTACCAAACAAACCAAATCGGTTCTCACTGTTGATCCCGGTTTTGTTTTCCAAACCGCAATGGATCTATGTTTCCGTGTTGGGTCAACCAAGCTTGATTTTTCGAAACTACCAACGGTGAGTCTGATGTTCGCAGGAGTAGAGTTGACCGTGTCGGGACAGAAGCTGTTGTATCATGTACCAGGACGCGGTGCCGACCAGAAGTATTGTTTCACGTTCGGAAACTCCGAACTCGCGGGGGTTGAAATGTTTATAGTTGGGAATCTTCATCAGCAAAACGTGTGGATGGAGTATGATATTGCACAGGCAAAGGTTGGATTTGCTAATGACGTCAAATGTAATCAAGCGAGTCAACTTCTTGGATCAAGACTCTGA